From Brienomyrus brachyistius isolate T26 chromosome 21, BBRACH_0.4, whole genome shotgun sequence, the proteins below share one genomic window:
- the LOC125716982 gene encoding protein shisa-like-2A, translating to MSAECTSYYSTEKLFVSGFTCPKNEGDANAIFCCGFNDIKYCCDDPNSFFPYEYGYMWWLSVGALIGLSIAAIVLLAFIVTVCIFCYLFIAAKPSRLDNGLPLQAPGSSASEEPGLCNAPGGPQGFRKHFLSRKLDCDNQPPTSDRIFQRCFSATVPAVNVEGP from the exons ATGAGTGCAGAGTGTACGAGTTATTACAGCACGGAAAAACTGTTCGTCAGTGGATTCACCTGTCCCAAAAATGAGGGCGACGCCAATGCCATTTTCTGCTGCGGATTCAACGACATAAAGTACTGCTGTGACGATCCTAATAGCTTTTTCCCCTATGAATATGGTTACATGTGGTGGCTCAG TGTGGGGGCGCTGATAGGCCTGTCCATCGCCGCCATCGTTCTCCTGGCCTTCATCGTCACGGTGTGCATTTTTTGCTATCTCTTCATTGCTGCCAAACCCAGTCGGCTAGACAATGGACTCCCACTGCAGGCTCCGG GTTCCAGTGCTTCAGAAGAGCCTGGGCTTTGCAACGCCCCCGGTGGACCACAGGGATTCCGCAAGCACTTCCTGAGCCGGAAACTGGACTGTGACAATCAGCCCCCCACGTCGGACCGCATCTTTCAGCGTTGCTTCTCGGCCACAGTCCCTGCTGTCAATGTGGAGGGGCCCTAG